Proteins from a single region of Haloterrigena alkaliphila:
- a CDS encoding amidase produces MVPVPTRMTAAGLARAIRDGEYSPTEVVDATLERIRERADRTNAFVTVTDELAREMAEEAERAIDEGEPLGPLHGVPVAIKDLDDVEGVRTTSGSLLFEDRIADADSPFVARLKAAGAVVVGKTNTPEFGLGVTTDNRVAGRTGTPFDPDRVSGGSSGGAGAALGDRLVPLAPGSDAGGSVRIPASFCGVYGLKPTQGVLPNVSRPNAFANHTPFSTVGPMARTVEDAALSLDAMAGAHPRDPFSVPKRESYRDAVDRPVDDLKIAYSPDMGIYPVDPDVREVLEEAIPAFERAGATVDAVDPDLGHDNEESLDAYYTMATVRWQSLLDALEREGFDPRGDDRGHLRPYLVDLIVDAEEPTTREYERADVVRTRVLDGFADLFAEYDLLVTATVGTTPFPHGEEPEAIDGVDIEPLRGWALTQPYNLTGQPAASIPAGFVDGLPVGMQIAGERHADADVIAASAALERRRPWRDAYPD; encoded by the coding sequence ATGGTCCCAGTACCCACACGGATGACCGCTGCGGGGCTCGCGAGGGCGATCCGGGACGGCGAGTACTCGCCCACCGAGGTCGTCGACGCCACGCTCGAGCGCATCCGCGAGCGCGCCGACAGGACGAACGCGTTCGTCACCGTCACGGACGAGTTGGCCCGAGAAATGGCCGAAGAGGCCGAACGGGCGATCGACGAGGGCGAACCGCTCGGGCCGCTGCACGGCGTCCCCGTTGCAATCAAGGATCTCGACGACGTCGAGGGCGTCCGGACGACGTCGGGTTCGCTGCTCTTCGAGGATCGCATCGCCGACGCGGACTCGCCGTTCGTCGCTCGACTGAAGGCGGCGGGCGCCGTCGTCGTCGGAAAGACGAACACGCCCGAGTTCGGCCTCGGGGTAACGACCGACAACCGCGTCGCCGGCCGAACCGGCACGCCGTTCGATCCCGACCGCGTGTCGGGGGGCTCCTCGGGCGGCGCCGGCGCGGCGCTGGGCGACCGACTCGTCCCGCTCGCGCCGGGGTCGGACGCGGGCGGCTCCGTCCGGATTCCGGCGAGCTTCTGCGGCGTCTACGGCCTGAAACCCACGCAGGGCGTGCTCCCGAACGTCAGCCGGCCGAACGCGTTCGCGAACCACACGCCGTTTTCCACCGTCGGGCCGATGGCCCGCACGGTCGAGGATGCAGCCCTCTCGCTGGACGCGATGGCGGGCGCCCACCCGCGCGACCCCTTCTCGGTCCCGAAACGAGAGTCGTACCGCGACGCCGTCGACCGTCCCGTCGACGACCTGAAGATCGCCTACAGCCCGGACATGGGAATCTACCCCGTCGATCCCGACGTGCGCGAGGTCCTCGAGGAGGCCATCCCGGCGTTCGAACGCGCCGGCGCGACCGTCGACGCGGTCGACCCCGATCTCGGACACGACAACGAGGAAAGTCTGGACGCCTACTACACGATGGCCACCGTCCGGTGGCAGTCGCTGCTCGATGCTCTGGAGCGGGAAGGGTTCGATCCGCGGGGCGACGACCGCGGCCACCTGCGGCCGTATCTCGTCGACCTTATCGTGGACGCGGAGGAGCCGACGACGCGGGAGTACGAGCGCGCGGACGTCGTCCGGACGCGCGTGCTCGACGGGTTCGCGGATCTCTTCGCGGAGTACGACCTGCTCGTGACGGCGACGGTCGGCACGACGCCGTTCCCCCACGGGGAGGAGCCCGAGGCCATCGACGGCGTCGATATCGAACCGCTCCGCGGCTGGGCGCTCACGCAGCCGTACAACCTCACGGGCCAGCCGGCGGCCTCGATTCCGGCCGGCTTCGTCGACGGGCTCCCCGTCGGAATGCAAATCGCGGGCGAACGACACGCCGACGCCGACGTCATCGCCGCCAGCGCCGCCCTCGAGCGCCGGCGGCCGTGGCGCGATGCGTATCCCGACTAA
- a CDS encoding SDR family NAD(P)-dependent oxidoreductase gives MDFGLQDRTAVVTGGAGRIGSTDCRILAEEGADVVVLDVDADGAETVAAEIDETADGGDAMALECDLTDPDDVRASMAEVRDAFGGVDVLVNNAAMVDARSRIGDYDDDIWNRDVEINLTGTYNISKEVFPRMCDRGWGRVVNMSSMAGWYGGFGQLSYSATKAAMIGLGRTMALEGAQSGVTSNVIAPNIVVGDWADMDPDELREDVDEYFARIAEATPMRHLGTEADVANMVAYLCSEQAGYVTGQVIGVTGGVDLFSF, from the coding sequence ATGGATTTCGGACTCCAGGACCGGACCGCCGTCGTCACCGGCGGCGCCGGACGGATCGGAAGCACCGACTGTCGAATCCTCGCCGAGGAGGGCGCCGACGTGGTCGTCCTCGACGTGGACGCCGACGGGGCCGAGACGGTCGCCGCAGAGATCGACGAGACCGCCGACGGGGGCGACGCGATGGCCCTCGAGTGCGACCTGACCGACCCCGACGACGTCCGCGCGTCGATGGCCGAGGTGCGCGACGCGTTCGGCGGCGTCGACGTGCTCGTCAACAACGCCGCGATGGTCGACGCGCGCTCGCGGATCGGCGATTACGACGACGATATCTGGAATCGGGACGTCGAGATCAACCTCACCGGGACGTACAACATCAGCAAGGAGGTGTTCCCGCGGATGTGCGACCGCGGCTGGGGACGGGTCGTCAACATGTCCTCGATGGCGGGCTGGTACGGCGGCTTCGGCCAACTCTCCTACTCCGCGACGAAGGCCGCGATGATCGGGCTCGGCCGGACGATGGCGCTCGAGGGCGCTCAGTCGGGGGTCACGTCGAACGTCATCGCCCCGAACATCGTCGTCGGCGACTGGGCCGACATGGATCCCGACGAACTGCGCGAGGACGTCGACGAGTACTTCGCGCGAATCGCCGAGGCGACGCCGATGCGCCACCTCGGGACCGAGGCGGACGTCGCCAACATGGTCGCCTACCTCTGTTCGGAGCAGGCCGGTTACGTGACCGGGCAGGTGATCGGCGTCACCGGCGGCGTCGACCTCTTCAGTTTCTGA
- a CDS encoding gamma carbonic anhydrase family protein, which translates to MGDSRTYPFEGTEPSVDDAASVSREATLVGDVRIAAEASVWPGVVLRGDVGPVRVGRQAHIGDNATVRASELADRVMVGHGAVLNEATVEEGALVGFNATVNTDSTIGSGSVVASGTVIPDAYDIPPESFVRGVPARITPLEETGVDAEAIFEEFSSGEYTNLAGRHDELFD; encoded by the coding sequence ATGGGTGACAGTCGAACCTACCCGTTCGAGGGAACGGAACCGTCAGTCGACGATGCCGCGTCGGTGAGTCGGGAAGCGACGCTGGTCGGCGACGTCCGGATCGCAGCGGAGGCGAGCGTCTGGCCGGGGGTCGTCCTCCGGGGCGACGTCGGTCCCGTTCGCGTCGGTCGACAGGCCCACATCGGCGACAACGCGACGGTTCGCGCCTCGGAACTCGCCGACCGAGTCATGGTGGGCCACGGTGCGGTGCTCAACGAGGCGACCGTCGAGGAAGGGGCGTTGGTCGGCTTCAACGCGACGGTCAACACCGACTCCACGATCGGTTCGGGCAGCGTCGTCGCGTCGGGGACGGTGATCCCCGACGCCTACGACATCCCGCCCGAGTCGTTCGTCCGCGGCGTCCCCGCTCGGATCACGCCGCTCGAGGAGACGGGAGTCGACGCGGAGGCCATCTTCGAGGAGTTCTCCTCGGGCGAGTACACGAACCTGGCCGGCCGCCACGACGAACTCTTCGACTGA
- a CDS encoding helix-hairpin-helix domain-containing protein: MFDVQRTAVKQSQQLFKQGLSAQRNVDTMALTGLKGQESLQLQQLELAQAVSHSYVSATSAMFPSDESSDTHRTIDETFAGLKTTHAEFYEALERELERDVDSAAELSDEFVEALDEQIDQLLEMSRSIEDQTVENVDGLSGQLHQQLEQTQELQDQLEEQLERQTGDVADLLERQAEQVEQFQAQLEEQAEQVTQQLREEQQVEAETKIRTDPEHTLESVAGIDADVRDQLSDAGISTVDDLVRADAETVSEAADVSESEAEEWIEQAEA; this comes from the coding sequence ATGTTCGACGTGCAGCGAACCGCGGTCAAACAGAGCCAGCAGCTGTTCAAACAGGGCCTGTCCGCCCAGCGCAACGTGGACACGATGGCGCTAACCGGCCTCAAAGGGCAGGAGTCGCTCCAGCTCCAGCAACTCGAGCTCGCGCAGGCCGTCTCCCACAGCTACGTCAGCGCGACGTCCGCGATGTTCCCCAGCGACGAGTCCTCGGACACCCACCGAACCATCGACGAGACGTTCGCCGGGCTGAAGACGACCCACGCCGAGTTCTACGAGGCGCTCGAGCGCGAACTCGAGCGAGACGTCGACTCGGCCGCCGAACTCTCCGACGAGTTCGTCGAGGCACTCGACGAGCAGATCGACCAGCTCCTCGAGATGTCCCGATCCATCGAGGATCAGACGGTCGAGAACGTCGACGGCCTCTCGGGACAGCTCCACCAGCAACTCGAGCAGACCCAGGAACTGCAGGATCAGCTCGAGGAGCAACTCGAGCGCCAGACCGGCGACGTCGCCGACCTGCTCGAGCGCCAGGCCGAACAGGTCGAGCAGTTCCAAGCGCAACTCGAGGAGCAAGCCGAACAGGTCACGCAGCAGCTTCGAGAGGAGCAGCAGGTCGAGGCGGAGACGAAGATTCGGACCGATCCGGAGCACACGCTCGAGTCCGTCGCGGGCATCGACGCGGACGTCCGGGACCAGCTTTCGGATGCCGGCATCTCGACGGTCGACGATCTCGTGCGCGCCGACGCCGAAACGGTCTCCGAGGCCGCCGACGTCTCGGAGAGCGAGGCCGAGGAGTGGATCGAACAGGCCGAAGCCTGA
- a CDS encoding acyl-CoA dehydrogenase family protein produces the protein MPTDTTAGVSFAVDEETGLILDSLEEFLEREVDPIVEELGDAYTNPRKGHREDGRWSDDLLEAREEIRRRAAEAGFYAMNLPESVGGEDVSAVTWYRAKKRLASHGPGLARYALAGPEGPKPLLLQAEGEQVERYLEPTVRAEKSTAFAQTEPGYGSDSPNMETTAEKDGGEWVLNGRKQWITNAPYADFVQVFARTTPQEEAGRYGGITCFIVERDEYELGSYNNAVGAEGSQAEIVLDDVRIPDDRVLGAVDEAFYAAMEFLSLGRLELGAEAVGYSEYLLERATEYVTEREAFGRSIGDFQQVSAKLARGKAKTYAADAAGLKLAWKMERDERTVMDSSILKWFATNVMWELADDVVQVNGANGLAEENPYVDLLHQARILRIVEGTDEIQLNTIAKSMGVTD, from the coding sequence ATGCCAACTGATACCACAGCTGGCGTGAGTTTCGCCGTCGACGAGGAGACCGGACTGATCCTCGACAGCCTCGAGGAGTTCCTCGAGCGGGAGGTCGATCCGATCGTCGAGGAGCTGGGCGACGCGTACACCAATCCGCGGAAGGGGCACCGCGAGGACGGCCGCTGGAGCGACGACCTGCTCGAGGCCCGCGAGGAGATTCGGCGCCGCGCCGCTGAGGCGGGATTCTACGCGATGAACCTGCCCGAATCGGTCGGCGGCGAGGACGTCTCCGCGGTGACGTGGTACCGGGCGAAGAAGCGGCTGGCGTCCCACGGCCCCGGACTGGCGCGCTACGCCCTCGCCGGTCCCGAGGGCCCGAAACCGCTTCTCCTGCAGGCCGAGGGGGAGCAGGTCGAACGGTACCTCGAGCCGACGGTCCGCGCCGAGAAGTCGACCGCGTTCGCCCAGACCGAGCCCGGCTACGGCTCCGATTCGCCGAATATGGAGACCACGGCCGAAAAAGACGGGGGCGAGTGGGTCCTCAACGGTCGCAAGCAGTGGATCACCAACGCTCCCTACGCCGACTTCGTGCAGGTGTTCGCTCGGACTACTCCACAGGAGGAGGCGGGTCGCTACGGCGGTATCACCTGCTTCATCGTCGAACGCGACGAGTACGAACTCGGGTCGTACAACAACGCCGTCGGCGCCGAGGGGTCGCAGGCCGAGATCGTGCTGGACGACGTGCGGATCCCCGATGACCGCGTCCTCGGCGCGGTCGACGAGGCGTTCTACGCCGCGATGGAGTTCCTCTCGCTCGGCCGGCTCGAGCTGGGTGCAGAAGCGGTCGGCTACTCGGAGTACCTGCTCGAGCGAGCGACCGAGTACGTCACCGAGCGCGAGGCCTTCGGCCGGTCGATCGGGGACTTCCAGCAGGTCTCGGCGAAGCTCGCCCGCGGGAAGGCCAAGACCTACGCGGCCGACGCGGCGGGACTGAAACTCGCCTGGAAGATGGAGCGAGACGAGCGGACGGTGATGGATTCGTCGATCCTGAAGTGGTTCGCGACGAACGTCATGTGGGAACTCGCCGACGACGTCGTGCAGGTCAACGGCGCGAACGGCCTCGCCGAGGAGAACCCGTACGTGGACCTCCTCCATCAGGCCCGGATCCTCCGGATCGTCGAGGGGACCGACGAGATCCAGCTGAACACGATCGCGAAGTCGATGGGGGTCACGGACTGA
- a CDS encoding rubrerythrin-like domain-containing protein — protein MTRYENRYECRNCSSTVRPVAYRANCPDCGGALQSTTSRYSGTTNP, from the coding sequence ATGACGCGCTACGAGAACCGATACGAATGTCGGAACTGCTCGTCGACGGTGCGTCCCGTCGCCTATCGCGCGAACTGTCCGGACTGCGGCGGCGCCCTGCAGTCCACGACGAGTCGGTACAGCGGGACGACGAACCCCTGA
- a CDS encoding metallophosphoesterase family protein gives MLVLGDAHAAEPDRRETLLELYRTVDPDRVLQAGDLEHYDLPAPTWFVAGNNEDFDVIDAFRAGENPPEAANVHLLASTVATVDGIRVAGLSGNYSPTRYDLPRDELEGDRRRHFTHEDVGRAAELDDVDVFLTHEAPNDLLSYGYDPGCEHVDDLLEALSPSLCLVGHHHRHREAEIGDTRVVSLAPAWERYYTLESVDGSLRLEGHDHEFGSDGSR, from the coding sequence ATGCTCGTTCTCGGTGACGCCCACGCCGCCGAACCGGACCGCCGCGAGACCCTTCTCGAACTGTATCGAACCGTCGACCCCGATCGAGTCCTTCAGGCCGGCGACCTCGAGCACTACGACCTCCCGGCGCCGACCTGGTTCGTGGCGGGCAACAACGAGGACTTCGACGTCATCGATGCGTTTCGCGCGGGCGAGAACCCGCCGGAGGCCGCGAACGTCCACCTCCTCGCCAGCACCGTCGCGACCGTCGACGGGATCCGCGTGGCCGGCCTCTCGGGCAACTACTCGCCGACGAGGTACGATCTCCCGCGCGACGAACTCGAGGGCGACCGACGTCGTCACTTCACCCACGAGGACGTCGGCCGGGCGGCCGAACTGGACGACGTCGACGTCTTTCTCACCCACGAGGCCCCGAACGATCTGTTGTCCTACGGCTACGACCCCGGCTGCGAACACGTCGACGACCTGCTCGAGGCGCTCTCGCCGTCGCTCTGTCTGGTCGGCCACCACCACCGTCACCGCGAGGCCGAAATCGGCGATACGCGCGTCGTCAGCCTCGCGCCGGCCTGGGAACGGTACTACACGCTCGAGTCGGTCGACGGCTCGCTCCGACTCGAGGGCCACGACCACGAGTTCGGGAGCGACGGCTCTCGGTGA
- a CDS encoding CaiB/BaiF CoA transferase family protein, with protein MRLDGTRVLDCSRLLPGPYATQLLADCGAEVVKVEDTDAGDYARAMPPYTSRDVGAIFDAVNRGKRSVSIDLKRESGREAFYRLVETADVVLEGFRPGVVDRLEIDYETLTEYNEELVYCSLSGYGQDGPWADRAGHDLNYVALAGLLDMTRDAPDEKPQVPGYPIGDMAGGLFTAFAIVGALLSRELGNTGGEYVDVAMADVVASFSQSVAHQAFTGEPDEPRPGATSLTGALPWYDCYETADEKWVTLAALEPQFWRAFCEAVDREDLVDEHGTADPDVRAALEAELRDLFRERTREEWEAALAGVDAAFAGVYAPAEAVDHPQFRARELLEDPEDAPPRIGFPARFGGESAARDERVPAQGEHTRQYLLEAGYDDEDVDALLESGVVAGESHR; from the coding sequence ATGCGACTCGATGGCACTCGCGTGCTCGACTGTTCGCGGCTGCTGCCCGGCCCCTACGCGACGCAGTTGCTGGCCGACTGCGGCGCCGAGGTCGTGAAAGTGGAGGACACCGACGCCGGCGACTACGCGCGGGCGATGCCGCCGTACACGTCCCGCGACGTCGGCGCGATCTTCGACGCGGTGAACCGCGGCAAACGGAGCGTCTCGATCGATCTGAAGCGCGAATCCGGGCGGGAGGCCTTCTATCGACTCGTCGAGACGGCCGACGTCGTCCTCGAGGGGTTCCGACCGGGCGTCGTCGACCGGCTGGAGATCGACTACGAGACGCTCACCGAGTACAACGAGGAACTGGTCTACTGCTCGCTCAGCGGCTACGGGCAGGACGGGCCGTGGGCGGACCGGGCCGGCCACGACCTCAACTACGTCGCGCTGGCCGGCCTGCTCGACATGACCCGCGACGCGCCCGACGAGAAGCCGCAGGTCCCCGGCTATCCGATCGGCGACATGGCCGGCGGCCTGTTCACCGCCTTCGCGATCGTTGGAGCGCTACTCTCGCGGGAACTCGGAAACACCGGCGGCGAGTACGTCGACGTCGCGATGGCCGACGTCGTGGCCTCGTTCAGTCAGTCGGTTGCCCATCAGGCCTTTACAGGCGAGCCCGACGAACCTCGACCCGGCGCGACGTCGCTGACCGGCGCGCTCCCGTGGTACGACTGCTACGAGACCGCCGACGAAAAGTGGGTGACCCTCGCGGCTCTCGAGCCGCAGTTCTGGCGGGCGTTCTGCGAGGCCGTCGACCGAGAGGACCTCGTCGACGAACACGGCACGGCGGATCCGGACGTCCGCGCCGCCCTCGAGGCGGAACTCCGCGACCTCTTCCGCGAGCGAACCCGCGAGGAGTGGGAGGCGGCCCTCGCAGGCGTCGACGCGGCGTTCGCCGGCGTCTACGCGCCGGCCGAGGCGGTCGACCACCCCCAGTTCCGCGCTCGGGAACTCCTCGAGGACCCCGAGGACGCGCCGCCGCGAATCGGATTTCCCGCCCGGTTCGGCGGCGAGTCGGCGGCCCGCGACGAGCGCGTCCCGGCCCAAGGCGAACATACCCGTCAGTACCTCCTCGAGGCGGGATACGACGACGAAGACGTCGACGCGCTGCTCGAGTCGGGCGTCGTGGCCGGTGAGTCGCACCGATAG